Proteins encoded together in one Impatiens glandulifera chromosome 1, dImpGla2.1, whole genome shotgun sequence window:
- the LOC124919191 gene encoding conserved oligomeric Golgi complex subunit 1, whose translation MRILAQPSLSPVATDKRLNNAASGGGGGGGGGGGGGYKDKDAESLFRTKPISEIRNVEAATRYQIQEKSEELRQLVGNRYRDLIDSADSIVLMKSSCESISTNIADVHRGILLSLSSEGPLVPRVLTNTITNSARAKLYGIACRVKYLVDTPENIWGCLDESMFLEAAARYTRAKQVHHVLVDGSNDKAILSNFPLLQQQWQIVESFKAQISQRSRERLLSDHFGLGIAAYADALAAVAIIDELEAKQVLSLFLDSKKSCISQKLGSCCTARVTSSDVVSSFCDVLKIIQVTVGQVGELFLQVLNDLPLFHKMILESPPASQLFGGIPNPEEEVRMWRLFRDKLESAMVMLNREFIGKTCSTWLSSCGREVANRINGKYLINAIDSGKELALAERMMRETMESKQVLEGSLEWLKNVFGSEIELPWNRIRELVLESDTDLWDDIFEDAFVQRMKVVIDSGFDNLNGTINVRETVHAISEASAESNLDRSHPGGAVWFIDQNPKKVGSRTLSNADSEGKDILSCLNAYFGVEVTQIRDAVDSHCETILEDLLSFLDSPKASVRLKDLAPYLQNKCFKSISTMLMDLKAVLGDLSSALENVNDKVVSRSTVVDKSLFIGRLLFAFHKHSRHIPVLLGSPRLWVTTRNVAYGKSASLFMNSRRSFDSPLQHSPGGNYFDSSKIQISLATAALVAKEGGELQHLDELNRLFGGLTTNAYNLWISWVADELSAILSHNVRQDDGLSSTGPVRGWEETVVKQEQSDDSHSELKISLPSMPSLYITSLLFRACEEIHRVGGHVIDKSILQMFAQKLMEKVSNVYAELQSNQEDSEAQMSDKGALQVLLDLRFVADVLVGDSLHKQEGSSKRSEKKFSLRRKQDANHPKSGIEEQLDDLLRRFSQMLDPIDWLTYEPYLWENGRQAYLRHAVLFGFFVQLNRLYTDCVQKLPTNSESNIMRCSTIPRFKYLPISVPALSSRAVTQASMSNPTDDISLRNSWRNFANEDLSSRMDIDDNSSFGVATPFLKSFMQVGSRFGESTMKLGSILTDGQVGRFSAMSTFGDILPVQAAGLLSSFTASRSDSSS comes from the exons ATGAGGATCCTGGCACAACCATCACTATCTCCCGTCGCCACCGATAAACGTCTCAATAACGCTGCcagcggcggcggcggcggaggcggaggaggaggaggaggtggaTACAAGGATAAGGATGCGGAGTCGCTATTCAGAACGAAACCGATCTCGGAAATCCGAAATGTGGAGGCAGCAACCAGGTATCAGATCCAGGAGAAGAGCGAAGAGCTTCGTCAATTGGTTGGCAATCGATATCGAGATCTCATCGACTCTGCCGACTCCATCGTCCTTATGAAGTCTTCCTGCGAGTCGATCTCCACCAATATTGCAGACGTTCATCGTGGAATCCTGCTTTCACTATCTTCCGAAGGACCTCTTGTACCAAGAGTGTTGACCAATACAATCACGAACTCGGCCAGGGCTAAACTGTACGGCATTGCTTGTCGAGTTAAGTATTTGGTCGATACGCCGGAGAATATTTGGGGTTGTCTCGATGAATCCATGTTTCTCGAGGCAGCGGCTAGGTATACTCGCGCCAAGCAGGTCCATCATGTTCTTGTTGATGGGAGTAATGATAAAGCCATCCTATCGAATTTCCCTCTATTGCAGCAGCAGTGGCAGATTGTGGAGAGCTTCAAGGCTCAGATATCGCAGAGGAGCCGTGAGCGGTTGTTGTCTGATCATTTCGGACTTGGGATTGCTGCTTATGCGGATGCTCTAGCTGCAGTTGCCATCATTGACGAACTTGAAGCTAAACAGGTCTTATCGCTGTTTCTAGATTCCAAAAAGTCTTGCATTTCTCAGAAATTAGGAAGTTGCTGTACGGCCAGAGTTACAAGCTCAGATGTTGTATCTTCATTCTGTGATGTATTGAAGATCATTCAAGTTACTGTAGGCCAAGTAGGAGAGTTATTTTTACAAGTACTGAACGACTTGCCTTTGTTTCACAAAATGATACTCGAATCACCTCCTGCTTCTCAACTCTTTGGGGGCATACCAAACCCCGAAGAGGAAGTGCGCATGTGGAGACTCTTTAGGGATAAACTGGAGTCTGCAATGGTGATGCTCAACAGAGAATTCATTGGAAAGACCTGTTCCACTTGGCTGAGCAGTTGTGGAAGAGAGGTTGCCAATAGAATTAACGGAAAGTACCTGATTAATGCCATCGACAGTGGGAAAGAACTTGCTTTAGCCGAGAGGATGATGAGGGAAACGATGGAAAGTAAGCAAGTCTTGGAAGGAAGTTTGGAGTGGCTTAAGAATGTGTTTGGCTCCGAGATTGAATTACCGTGGAACAGAATCCGTGAGCTGGTTCTGGAAAGCGACACAGACCTATGGGATGATATATTTGAAGATGCTTTCGTTCAGAGGATGAAAGTTGTGATTGACTCTGGATTTGATAACTTGAATGGAACAATAAATGTTAGAGAAACCGTTCATGCCATTTCTGAGGCTTCTGCCGAGTCAAACTTGGATAGATCACACCCTGGGGGTGCTGTTTGGTTCATAGATCAAAACCCAAAAAAAGTTGGTTCGAGGACATTATCAAATGCAGATTCGGAAGGAAAGGATATCCTTAGCTGCCTGAACGCCTACTTTGGTGTTGAAGTCACACAAATCAGAGACGCTGTTGATAGCCACTGTGAGACTATTCTCGAGGATCTATTGAGCTTTCTAGACTCGCCAAAGGCTTCTGTTCGGTTAAAGGATCTTGCACCATATTTACAGAATAAGTGTTTCAAAAGTATATCAACCATGCTGATGGATCTGAAGGCAGTCCTGGGAGATTTATCTAGTGCTCTTGAAAATGTGAATGATAAGGTCGTTTCACGGTCTACTGTTGTAGACAAATCTCTCTTCATAGGACGGCTTTTGTTTGCATTCCATAAACACTCGAGACATATTCCAGTCTTACTTGGTTCACCGAGATTATGGGTTACAACAAGAAATGTTGCTTATGGAAAATCAGCATCATTGTTTATGAATTCTAGGAGATCTTTTGATTCTCCTCTCCAACATTCACCTGGAGgaaattattttgattcttctaaaattcaaatttctctAGCCACTGCTGCTTTAGTTGCGAAGGAAGGTGGAGAATTACAGCACCTTGATGAGCTTAATAGATTGTTCGGGGGCTTGACTACTAACGCCTACAACTTGTGGATATCATGGGTTGCTGATGAGCTTTCAGCTATTCTCTCCCACAATGTTAGACAAGATGATGGTTTGTCAAGTACAGGTCCCGTAAGA GGTTGGGAGGAAACTGTGGTTAAGCAAGAACAGTCAGATGATAGCCATTCTGAGTTGAAGATATCACTTCCATCAATGCCTTCTCTTTACATTACTTCTCTTCTGTTCCGAGCATGTGAAGAAATTCATCGGGTGGGTGGTCATGTAATTGACAAGTCAATTTTGCAAATGTTTGCTCAAAAACTAATGGAGAAG GTTAGTAATGTGTATGCGGAACTCCAATCCAACCAAGAGGATAGTGAAGCGCAAATGTCAGATAAAGGGGCCTTACAAGTTCTGCTAGACTTGAGATTTGTTGCTGATGTTCTTGTGGGAGATAGTTTGCATAAGCAAGAAGGTTCATCAAAAAGATCAGAGAAAAAATTCTCTTTGAGGAGGAAGCAGGATGCAAACCATCCTAAGTCCGGTATTGAAGAACAGTTGGATGACTTGCTTAGACGCTTTTCTCAAATGCTGGATCCTATTGACTGGCTTAC ATATGAGCCATACTTGTGGGAAAATGGAAGACAAGCATACTTACGACATGCTGTCCTCTTTGGGTTCTTTGTGCAACTTAATCGCTTGTATACAGACTGTGTGCAGAAATTACCCACTAACTCTGAGTCAAATATAATGAGATGTTCCACCATTCCTCGGTTTAAGTATCTTCCTATCAG CGTTCCAGCATTATCTTCAAGAGCAGTAACCCAAGCGTCTATGTCAAATCCCACTGATGACATATCTTTGAGAAATTCATGGAGGAATTTCGCAAATGAGGATCTTTCCTCAAGAATGGATATTGATGACAATTCTAGTTTTGGTGTCGCGACCCCTTTCCTGAAATCTTTTATGCAG GTTGGCAGCAGATTTGGTGAGAGTACTATGAAACTAGGATCAATATTAACTGATGGACAAGTTGGACGTTTCAGTGCCATGTCAACATTCGGTGATATTTTACCTGTCCAAGCTGCCGGCCTTCTTTCATCCTTCACAGCCAGCAGATCAGACTCCTCCTCTTGA
- the LOC124919192 gene encoding protein CHLOROPLAST IMPORT APPARATUS 2-like isoform X2 — protein MSSCLTGAGRAAYGLDLEMMIVKSPSSTSSSTLTSHSPTLSESGANSPFTISTRKPRTPRKRPNQTYNEAAALLSTAYPGIFSAKPCKFTKPPQQQQQQTIHPFFSGNSNSGESDLLFPNNPPAAAAATVSEKPRTFLLPNDPFRFDKMIPSSSIDEDFETESMLDGEIELGIDSIMGINKNAGAGYDDNNNVSGWCYGYPMGWGVERESSSSSNLEWVLGQRNGVRALRHAADDGDWWRYPRVDVTEISPKFSKIPAPPAGEKKKKNKVLSKINQLPPPLPLLPLLPPATEEERPNLMNNNHGLVLKLNHDKLLAAWSDRGSPFSDEPPGNESNLHARLAQIDLFSENNGGREASVLRYKEKRRSRLFFKKIRYEVRKVNADQRPRLKGRFVRRPGSPFNVDDEE, from the exons ATGTCTTCTTGTTTAACCGGCGCCGGAAGGGCTGCCTATGGACTAGACTTGGAGATGATGATAGTTAAATCACcatcttcaacatcttcaaGTACCCTTACTTCTCATTCACCTACCCTTTCAGAATCCGGAGCCAATTCACCCTTTACAATCTCCACCAGAAAACCAAGAACTCCCCGGAAAAGACCTAATCAGACTTACAACGAGGCGGCGGCACTTCTCTCCACCGCCTATCCAGGAATTTTCTCAGCCAAACCCTGCAAATTCACCAAACCtccacaacaacaacaacagcaaACCATTCATCCCTTTTTCTCAGGGAATTCCAATTCTGGAGAGTCGGATTTACTGTTTCCAAATAATCCCCCCGCCGCCGCAGCCGCCACTGTTTCGGAGAAACCGAGGACGTTCTTACTACCGAATGATCCGTTTAGATTCGACAAGATGATTCCATCCAGTTCCATCGATGAGGATTTTGAGACGGAATCGATGCTTGATGGGGAAATTGAACTGGGTATCGACAGTATAATGGGGATTAATAAGAACGCCGGCGCCGGCTACGATGATAATAATAACGTTAGCGGTTGGTGTTATGGATATCCAATGGGTTGGGGAGTTGAGAGAGAATCATCTTCAAGTTCTAATCTTGAATGGGTATTAGGTCAGAGAAACGGTGTCAGAGCATTGAGGCATGCCGCCGACGACGGAGATTGGTGGCGATATCCTAGAGTAGATGTAACCGAAATCTCTCCTAAATTCAGCAAAATTCCGGCGCCGCCGGCGggggagaaaaagaagaagaacaaggtTCTAAGCAAGATTAATCAACTGCCGCCGCCGCTGCCGCTGCTGCCGTTGCTACCGCCGGCGACGGAGGAGGAGAGACCAAATCTGATGAATAATAATCATGGTCTTGTTCTAAAACTAAACCATGACAAGCTTTTGGCTGCTTGGTCGGACAGAGGGTCGCCGTTTTCCGACGAACCGCCTGGAAATGAAAGCAATCTGCAT GCCAGGTTGGCGCAAATAGACTTATTCTCAGAAAACAACGGAGGTAGAGAAGCGAGCGTTCTGCGTTACAAGGAAAAGCGACGGTCGCGTCTTTTCTTTAAGAAGATCCGTTATGAAGTTAGAAAAGTCAACGCAGATCAACGGCCCAGATTGAAG GGGAGATTCGTGAGGAGACCAGGTTCACCCTTTAATGTCGACGACGAGGAGTAG
- the LOC124919192 gene encoding protein CHLOROPLAST IMPORT APPARATUS 2-like isoform X1 has protein sequence MSLHLVTIHQQMSSCLTGAGRAAYGLDLEMMIVKSPSSTSSSTLTSHSPTLSESGANSPFTISTRKPRTPRKRPNQTYNEAAALLSTAYPGIFSAKPCKFTKPPQQQQQQTIHPFFSGNSNSGESDLLFPNNPPAAAAATVSEKPRTFLLPNDPFRFDKMIPSSSIDEDFETESMLDGEIELGIDSIMGINKNAGAGYDDNNNVSGWCYGYPMGWGVERESSSSSNLEWVLGQRNGVRALRHAADDGDWWRYPRVDVTEISPKFSKIPAPPAGEKKKKNKVLSKINQLPPPLPLLPLLPPATEEERPNLMNNNHGLVLKLNHDKLLAAWSDRGSPFSDEPPGNESNLHARLAQIDLFSENNGGREASVLRYKEKRRSRLFFKKIRYEVRKVNADQRPRLKGRFVRRPGSPFNVDDEE, from the exons ATGTCCTTACATCTTGTAACAATACATCAACAGATGTCTTCTTGTTTAACCGGCGCCGGAAGGGCTGCCTATGGACTAGACTTGGAGATGATGATAGTTAAATCACcatcttcaacatcttcaaGTACCCTTACTTCTCATTCACCTACCCTTTCAGAATCCGGAGCCAATTCACCCTTTACAATCTCCACCAGAAAACCAAGAACTCCCCGGAAAAGACCTAATCAGACTTACAACGAGGCGGCGGCACTTCTCTCCACCGCCTATCCAGGAATTTTCTCAGCCAAACCCTGCAAATTCACCAAACCtccacaacaacaacaacagcaaACCATTCATCCCTTTTTCTCAGGGAATTCCAATTCTGGAGAGTCGGATTTACTGTTTCCAAATAATCCCCCCGCCGCCGCAGCCGCCACTGTTTCGGAGAAACCGAGGACGTTCTTACTACCGAATGATCCGTTTAGATTCGACAAGATGATTCCATCCAGTTCCATCGATGAGGATTTTGAGACGGAATCGATGCTTGATGGGGAAATTGAACTGGGTATCGACAGTATAATGGGGATTAATAAGAACGCCGGCGCCGGCTACGATGATAATAATAACGTTAGCGGTTGGTGTTATGGATATCCAATGGGTTGGGGAGTTGAGAGAGAATCATCTTCAAGTTCTAATCTTGAATGGGTATTAGGTCAGAGAAACGGTGTCAGAGCATTGAGGCATGCCGCCGACGACGGAGATTGGTGGCGATATCCTAGAGTAGATGTAACCGAAATCTCTCCTAAATTCAGCAAAATTCCGGCGCCGCCGGCGggggagaaaaagaagaagaacaaggtTCTAAGCAAGATTAATCAACTGCCGCCGCCGCTGCCGCTGCTGCCGTTGCTACCGCCGGCGACGGAGGAGGAGAGACCAAATCTGATGAATAATAATCATGGTCTTGTTCTAAAACTAAACCATGACAAGCTTTTGGCTGCTTGGTCGGACAGAGGGTCGCCGTTTTCCGACGAACCGCCTGGAAATGAAAGCAATCTGCAT GCCAGGTTGGCGCAAATAGACTTATTCTCAGAAAACAACGGAGGTAGAGAAGCGAGCGTTCTGCGTTACAAGGAAAAGCGACGGTCGCGTCTTTTCTTTAAGAAGATCCGTTATGAAGTTAGAAAAGTCAACGCAGATCAACGGCCCAGATTGAAG GGGAGATTCGTGAGGAGACCAGGTTCACCCTTTAATGTCGACGACGAGGAGTAG
- the LOC124919192 gene encoding protein CHLOROPLAST IMPORT APPARATUS 2-like isoform X3: MSLHLVTIHQQMSSCLTGAGRAAYGLDLEMMIVKSPSSTSSSTLTSHSPTLSESGANSPFTISTRKPRTPRKRPNQTYNEAAALLSTAYPGIFSAKPCKFTKPPQQQQQQTIHPFFSGNSNSGESDLLFPNNPPAAAAATVSEKPRTFLLPNDPFRFDKMIPSSSIDEDFETESMLDGEIELGIDSIMGINKNAGAGYDDNNNVSGWCYGYPMGWGVERESSSSSNLEWVLGQRNGVRALRHAADDGDWWRYPRVDVTEISPKFSKIPAPPAGEKKKKNKVLSKINQLPPPLPLLPLLPPATEEERPNLMNNNHGLVLKLNHDKLLAAWSDRGSPFSDEPPGNESNLHVGVTGKSASSSSGRRF; the protein is encoded by the exons ATGTCCTTACATCTTGTAACAATACATCAACAGATGTCTTCTTGTTTAACCGGCGCCGGAAGGGCTGCCTATGGACTAGACTTGGAGATGATGATAGTTAAATCACcatcttcaacatcttcaaGTACCCTTACTTCTCATTCACCTACCCTTTCAGAATCCGGAGCCAATTCACCCTTTACAATCTCCACCAGAAAACCAAGAACTCCCCGGAAAAGACCTAATCAGACTTACAACGAGGCGGCGGCACTTCTCTCCACCGCCTATCCAGGAATTTTCTCAGCCAAACCCTGCAAATTCACCAAACCtccacaacaacaacaacagcaaACCATTCATCCCTTTTTCTCAGGGAATTCCAATTCTGGAGAGTCGGATTTACTGTTTCCAAATAATCCCCCCGCCGCCGCAGCCGCCACTGTTTCGGAGAAACCGAGGACGTTCTTACTACCGAATGATCCGTTTAGATTCGACAAGATGATTCCATCCAGTTCCATCGATGAGGATTTTGAGACGGAATCGATGCTTGATGGGGAAATTGAACTGGGTATCGACAGTATAATGGGGATTAATAAGAACGCCGGCGCCGGCTACGATGATAATAATAACGTTAGCGGTTGGTGTTATGGATATCCAATGGGTTGGGGAGTTGAGAGAGAATCATCTTCAAGTTCTAATCTTGAATGGGTATTAGGTCAGAGAAACGGTGTCAGAGCATTGAGGCATGCCGCCGACGACGGAGATTGGTGGCGATATCCTAGAGTAGATGTAACCGAAATCTCTCCTAAATTCAGCAAAATTCCGGCGCCGCCGGCGggggagaaaaagaagaagaacaaggtTCTAAGCAAGATTAATCAACTGCCGCCGCCGCTGCCGCTGCTGCCGTTGCTACCGCCGGCGACGGAGGAGGAGAGACCAAATCTGATGAATAATAATCATGGTCTTGTTCTAAAACTAAACCATGACAAGCTTTTGGCTGCTTGGTCGGACAGAGGGTCGCCGTTTTCCGACGAACCGCCTGGAAATGAAAGCAATCTGCATGTAGGTGTGACCGGAAAATCggcctcctcctcctccggtCGGAGATTtta G
- the LOC124919193 gene encoding pentatricopeptide repeat-containing protein At3g26630, chloroplastic-like, producing MVTSLAFVLPGRNTHHTKANPTFNSQDALNLLRHSHNLNQLKRIHARIIRNGLSRNELVVIKMLRLCFSYKEIAYASLIFHHHPIPSTFAWNLMIRAHTLNGCSIEAHSLFNLMISQGIPPDKFTFPFLVKASFSVDRARETQALAIKYGFFNDIYVQHTLMDFYLKSGHLNCGRKLFDKMPSKNTISWTTMISGLTSNGDLETAQQLFDEMPIRNVVSWTTMINAYAKAGHPHKVFELFRRMQQENVKPNEFTLVGLLNASTKLGSLSLGRWVHDYTLKNKYPIGVFLGTALIDMYSKCGSLEDAKKVFDEMETKSIATWNAMITSLGVHSHGNEAIDLFLKLEKSNGIEPDEVTFVGILCACVRINDLDKANWYFKHMTEHYGIAANSEHFSCMIELYSEANMLDEVDRLVMSLPDSIRREVIASLVQRGKILNSSNPSQCQ from the coding sequence ATGGTGACCAGCCTCGCATTCGTTCTCCCGGGAAGAAACACCCATCACACCAAAGCCAATCCCACTTTCAATTCCCAAGACGCGCTCAATTTGCTCCGTCACTCTCACAATCTCAACCAATTGAAGCGAATTCACGCCAGAATCATCCGAAATGGTTTATCTCGCAACGAATTAGTCGTAATCAAGATGCTTCGCTTGTGTTTCTCTTATAAGGAAATCGCTTACGCGAGTTTGATATTCCATCACCATCCAATCCCATCCACCTTCGCTTGGAATCTCATGATCAGAGCTCATACCCTTAATGGCTGCTCAATTGAAGCTCACTCTTTATTTAACCTCATGATTTCCCAAGGTATCCCCCCTGATAAATTCACTTTCCCTTTTCTCGTAAAAGCTTCTTTCTCTGTAGATAGAGCTAGAGAAACGCAAGCTCTCGCTATCAAATACGGCTTCTTCAACGACATCTACGTTCAACACACCTTAATGGACTTTTACCTTAAATCAGGTCATTTAAACTGCGGTCGTAAATTGTTCGATAAAATGCCTTCCAAGAATACCATCTCCTGGACAACAATGATCAGTGGCCTTACTTCCAACGGAGATTTAGAAACTGCACAACAACTGTTCGATGAAATGCCAATACGAAACGTAGTTTCATGGACAACAATGATCAATGCCTACGCCAAAGCCGGACATCCCCACAAAGTATTCGAACTGTTCAGGAGAATGCAGCAAGAAAACGTGAAGCCGAACGAGTTCACATTAGTGGGTCTGTTAAATGCTTCCACTAAGCTGGGATCTCTCAGTTTAGGAAGATGGGTTCATGACTATACACTCAAGAACAAATACCCAATTGGAGTTTTCCTTGGAACTGCCCTTATTGACATGTACAGCAAATGCGGTAGCTTGGAAGATGCGAAAAAAGTATTTGATGAAATGGAAACTAAAAGCATAGCGACATGGAATGCGATGATAACTAGCTTAGGGGTGCACAGCCATGGAAATGAAGCAATTGATTTGTTCTTGAAGCTTGAGAAGAGTAATGGTATTGAACCGGATGAGGTAACTTTTGTGGGGATTTTATGTGCATGCGTACGTATAAATGATTTGGATAAAGCTAATTGGTATTTTAAACATATGACTGAACATTATGGAATTGCAGCCAATTCTGAACATTTTAGTTGTATGATTGAACTCTACAGTGAAGCTAATATGCTTGATGAAGTTGACAGATTGGTAATGAGTTTACCTGATTCAATCAGAAGGGAAGTTATAGCATCCTTGGTTCAAAGAGGAAAGATATTGAATAGCAGCAATCCATCTCAATGTCAATAA